A genomic region of Trifolium pratense cultivar HEN17-A07 linkage group LG3, ARS_RC_1.1, whole genome shotgun sequence contains the following coding sequences:
- the LOC123914530 gene encoding magnesium transporter MRS2-F-like: MAKLRSIVEEEKGKLASTMIGGYRRKAIVTLVKTWMVVSAETGEARVEDVDKHSIMRRTGLPARDLRVLDPHLSNPSSILGRERSIVVNLEHIKAIITSTEVLMINSSNPFFNRFLQDLQARVPPSNNVETRKRISNDGVDGDCENKPLLGEKTHDDCDDYSNNASEGIPDDSSNNVDAAPKQLPFEFKALEACIESACTCLESETQKLEEEAYPALDELTSEISTLNLERVRLIKNRLVALSGRVQKVADQLEHLLDDDNDMAEMYLTQKLNDGLLDQTSLQEGYNSTFDENLYESDESDSVNDKPDVEELEMLLEAYFAQINGILQKLLSMSEYVGDTEDYINIMLDDKRNELLQVSITFSTINMIINAGIVVVGLFGMNVHIDLFDGDPDYKFWTVFGCTVGGCILLTLVFIWWGKSTYLLSE; the protein is encoded by the exons ATGGCTAAGTTAAGGAGCATAGTGGAGGAAGAGAAGGGAAAATTAGCATCAACGATGATTGGGGGGTATAGGCGAAAGGCTATTGTAACTTTAGTCAAGACTTGGATGGTAGTTTCTGCCGAAACCGGTGAAGCACGCGTCGAGGATGTTGACAAACATTCCATTATGCGACGAACAGGGTTACCGGCCCGCGACCTTAGAGTACTAGATCCACATCTTTCTAATCCTTCTTCTATCTTAGGACGAGAAAGATCCATTGTTGTTAATTTAGAACACATTAAAGCCATAATCACTTCTACTGAAGTGCTTATGATTAATTCCTCTAACCCTTTCTTTAACCGCTTTCTTCAAGATCTTCAGGCTCGTGTTCCGCCTTCTAATAACGTTGAAACGCGGAAACGGATTAGTAATGACGGTGTGGATGGTGATTGTGAAAACAAACCTTTGTTGGGTGAAAAGACGCACGATGATTGTGATGATTATTCGAATAATGCATCGGAGGGAATCCCCGATGATTCTTCAAACAATGTGGACGCGGCTCCTAAGCAGTTACCTTTTGAGTTCAAAGCGCTTGAGGCTTGTATTGAATCCGCTTGCACGTGCCTTGAAAGTGAG ACTCAAAAATTGGAAGAAGAGGCTTACCCAGCTTTGGATGAATTGACCTCAGAAATTTCTACTCTCAATCTCGAACGTGTAAGGCTGATCAAGAATCGTTTGGTCGCACTTTCTGGTCGTGTGCAGAAG GTAGCAGATCAACTCGAACATTTGTTGGATGACGATAATGACATGGCTGAAATGTACTTGACACAAAAGCTCAATGATGGCTTATTGGATCAAACATCATTACAAGAAGGATACAATTCAACATTTGATGAAAACTTATATGAAAG CGATGAATCAGATTCGGTTAACGACAAGCCTGATGTTGAGGAATTGGAGATGCTTTTAGAAGCATATTTTGCACAAATAAATGGCATCTTGCAAAAATTGTTAAGT ATGAGTGAGTATGTGGGTGATACAGAGGACTACATCAACATAATGTTAGATGATAAGAGAAATGAACTTCTGCAAGTATCAATAACATTCAGCACAATAAACATGATAATCAATGCAGGGATTGTGGTTGTTGGATTGTTTGGCATGAATGTTCACATTGATCTCTTTGATGGAGACCCTGATTATAAATTTTGGACCGTGTTTGGTTGCACAGTCGGAGGCTGCATATTGTTAACACTCGTTTTTATTTGGTGGGGTAAAAGCACATATTTGCTCTCAGAATAG
- the LOC123914531 gene encoding S-protein homolog 3-like, protein MLKSLTLLSIMLVIVSITIPTQGQKIDWSPTKTTVRVSNDMGTNVNMHCKSSDDDLGSRVLAQGQYTEWPFRANIRGTTLYSCVFNWSGMTKNVVIYDAKKDEDVCITKC, encoded by the coding sequence ATGTTGAAGTCCTTAACATTACTTAGTATCATGCTGGTGATTGTTTCAATTACAATCCCTACACAAGGTCAAAAAATTGATTGGAGTCCTACAAAAACAACTGTGCGTGTTTCAAATGATATGGGCACCAATGTCAATATGCATTGTAAATCATCGGACGATGATCTTGGCAGCCGTGTTCTTGCTCAAGGTCAATATACAGAATGGCCTTTCCGTGCCAACATTCGTGGTACCACTCTATATTCTTGCGTCTTCAATTGGAGCGGCATGACAAAGAACGTCGTAATTTATGATGCTAAGAAGGATGAAGATGTATGTATTACCAAATGTTGA
- the LOC123916092 gene encoding uncharacterized protein LOC123916092, translating to MITTCRTSSSSSSSSVNPLSLRSSLHSKQPFLSLSLLFFPRNFHKGIALSSATQCKPRSHLSGKDGNLNNGFEEESDREVHCELQVVSWRERRVKAEIFINADINSVWNALTDYEHLADFIPNLVWSGRIPCPFPGRIWLEQRGFQRAMYWHIEARVVLDLQEFLNSEWDRELHFSMVDGDFKKFEGKWSVKSGTRSSSTILSYEVNVIPRFNFPAIFLEKIIRSDLPVNLRALAYRVERNVLGNQKLPLPEDDLHKKSLVINGSSVKKINGSLLENDKLAAGEDKEGLDTSISGSLPTSSSELNCNWGIFGKVCSLDKPCVVDEVHLRRFDGLLENGGVHRCVVASITVKAPVREVWNVMSSYETLPEIVPNLAISKILSRDNNKVRILQEGCKGLLYMVLHARVVLDLCEQLEQEISFEQAEGDFDSFQGKWTFEQLGNHHTLLKYSVESKMRKDTFLSEAIMEEVIYEDLPSNLCAIRDYIENRKSSQFSEVCEQNSNSEEQIISSGSVDDSNCSSADDFSDCNVQSSSNQRSRVPGLQRDIEVLKSELLKFVAEYGQEGFMPMRKQLRLHGRVDIEKAITRMGGFRKIATIMNLSLAYKHRKPKGYWDNLENLQDEISRFQRSWGMDPSLMPSRKSFERVGRFDIARALEKWGGLHEVSRLLSLKARRKRSSQDKDKKNDETESADVDSEINTVTRPYISQDTHKWHTELKQLDINWVE from the exons ATGATCACTACATGCAGaacctcttcttcttcttcttcttcaagcgTCAATCCACTTTCTCTACGTTCTTCCCTACATTCCAAACAACCATTTCTATCTCTGAGTCTCCTCTTTTTTCCTCGCAACTTTCACAAGGGCATTGCTCTCTCCTCAGCAACACAGTGCAAACCCAGAAGCCATTTGAGTGGAAAAGATGGAAACTTGAATAATGGGTTTGAAGAAGAGAGTGACCGTGAGGTTCACTGTGAGCTACAAGTTGTTTCTTGGAGAGAAAGGAGAGTTAAAGCTGAGATTTTTATCAATGCTGATATTAATTCCGTTTGGAATGCTCTCACTGATTATGAACACCTTGCTGATTTCATACCAAATCTTGTTTGGAG tGGGCGTATTCCCTGCCCATTTCCTGGAAGGATATGGTTAGAGCAAAGAGGATTTCAAAGGGCAATGTATTGGCACATTGAAGCTCGTGTTGTCTTGGATCTTCAAGAATTCCTCAATTCT GAATGGGATCGAGAACTTCATTTTTCGATGGTTGATGGAGACTTTAAGAAGTTTGAGGGTAAATGGTCTGTGAAATCTGGAACAAG GTCGTCATCAACTATTTTATCTTATGAGGTTAATGTGATACCAAGATTCAATTTCCCAGCTATTTTCTTGGAAAAGATTATCAGATCAGATCTTCCTGTAAACCTCCGAGCCTTGGCATATAGAGTTGAAAGAAATGTATTGGGAAATCAGAAACTTCCCCTGCCAGAAGATGACTTGCACAAAAAGTCTTTGGTTATTAATGGATCTTCTGTCAAAAAGATAAATGGTTCTTTGCTTGAAAACGACAAATTGGCAGCTGGAGAGGATAAAGAAGGTTTGGACACTTCAATTTCTGGTTCATTGCCCACGTCTTCCAGTGAGTTAAACTGCAATTGGGGTATATTTGGAAAAGTTTGTAGCCTTGACAAGCCTTGTGTAGTAGATGAAGTTCATCTCCGGAGATTTGATGGACTTTTG GAAAATGGAGGTGTTCATCGTTGTGTTGTTGCAAGCATAACAGTTAAAGCTCCTGTTCGTGAAGTATGGAATGTAATGTCTTCCTATGAGACTCTTCCCGA GATAGTTCCAAATTTAGCAATCAGCAAGATTTTATCACGAGATAACAATAAAGTCCGCATTCTTCAG GAAGGGTGTAAGGGCCTTCTTTATATGGTGCTTCATGCTCGTGTTGTGCTAGATTTGTGTGAACAGCTAGAACAAGAGATCAGTTTTGAACAGGCTGAAGGTGACTTCGACTCGTTCCAGGGAAAATGGACTTTTGAGCAACTAGGAAATCACCACACACTGCTAAAGTACTCTGTGGAGTCAAAAATGCGAAAGGATACTTTCCTTTCTGAAGCTATCATGGAAGAG GTCATTTATGAAGATCTGCCATCAAACTTGTGTGCAATAAGAGACTACATTGAAAACCGGAAATCATCGCAGTTTTCGGAAGTTTGTGAGCAGAATTCAAATTCAGAAGAACAAATTATTTCATCTGGCTCTGTAGATGATAGTAACTGTAGTTCAGCTGATGATTTTTCTGATTGTAATGTTCAAAGCTCATCTAATCAAAGGTCAAGAGTTCCAGGGTTACAGAGGGATATTGAAGTCCTAAAATCCGAACTCCTGAAATTTGTTGCTGAATATGGTCAGGAAGGGTTTATGCCAATGAGGAAGCAGCTTCGGTTACATGGAAGAGTGGATATTGAGAAGGCTATAACTCGGATGGGTGGATTCAGAAAGATTGCAACCATAATGAACCTCTCTCTAGCTTACAAACACCGCAAACCAAAGGGTTATTGGGACAATCTTGAAAATTTGCAGGACGAG ATAAGTAGATTCCAAAGGAGCTGGGGAATGGACCCGTCACTTATGCCCAGTAGGAAGTCATTTGAACGCGTTG GTCGCTTTGATATTGCACGAGCACTGGAAAAGTGGGGTGGACTTCATGAGGTTTCTCGCCTTCTGTCCCTAAAGGCGAGGAGAAAAAGAAGCAGTCAAGACAAGGATAAGAAAAATGATGAAACAGAATCAGCAGATGTAGATAGTGAGATCAATACAGTAACCAGACCCTATATTTCTCAAGACACACACAAGTGGCATACAGAACTAAAACAGTTGGACATAAATTGGGTTGAGTAA
- the LOC123916093 gene encoding uncharacterized protein At4g08330, chloroplastic-like, translating into MSSEVSSSNLIERNDIMFAYEDMPKLLSQHQSHSHQQLLHLSSSSIRDVNYSCGSCGYELNLNSSNRNTTSLIDSNYGKSIKKTKKKCLISFFSIDETRFTHIQQFSFSWRISFFNFQRATTTTKLLCRNCRNHLGYARTFLSHSRDHSWDGISDSRIFYIKLNAIQPSNT; encoded by the exons ATGAGCAGTGAAGTAAGTAGCAGCAATCTCATAGAAAGAAACGATATCATGTTCGCCTATGAAGACATGCCCAAGTTACTATCACAACACCAATCTCATTCTCATCAACAACTACTTCACCTCTCTTCCTCCTCTATCAGAGATGTCAATTACAG TTGTGGTTCGTGCGGTTATGAACTGAACTTGAACTCAAGCAACCGCAACACAACATCTCTCATCGATTCAAATTATGGAAAATCAATaaagaagacgaagaagaaaTGTCTTATATCGTTCTTCTCCATTGATGAGACCAGATTCACTCACATCCAACAATTCTCATTCTCATGGAGGATTTCCTTTTTCAACTTCCAACGCGCCACAACAACAACCAAACTCCTCTGCCGCAACTGTAGGAATCACCTAGGCTATGCTCGCACTTTCCTTTCTCACTCTCGTGATCACTCATGGGACGGTATCTCTGATTCTAGAATCTTCTACATCAAACTCAACGCCATTCAACCTTCCAACACATAA
- the LOC123916094 gene encoding CBS domain-containing protein CBSCBSPB3-like yields MSGLTRRHSGTHRRPPSMSKKFENGIHSEPSSKPSSPPPSLESDGGERTVKKLRLSKALTISEGTSVSDACRRMAARRVDAVLLTDANALLSGIMTDKDIATRVIAEGLRPDQTMVSKVMTRNPLFVTSDALAIEALQKMVQGKFRHLPVVENGEVIAILDITKCLYDAISKMEKAAEQGSAIAAAVEGSDRHRGSNASAPNALLDTLREQIFKPSLSTLISENTKVAIASPADPVYVVTKKMRDLRVNSAVIVSLSGTRIQGILTSKDILMRVVAPNLSPELTLVEKVMTPNPDCATLDTTILDALHMMHDGKFLHLPVVDRHGYVAACVDVLQISHAAISLVESSSGAVNDVANTIMQKFWDSAFNLEPPEDYDNHSELSGLMTSDGAETTKSAYQPMSFGNSFPFKFEDLNGRVHRFNCGTEHLDELVSAVMQRVDINDREHPAIVYEDDEGDRVVLGSDNDLVSAVSYARSAGVKALKLYLDFGNSAKPTTPQSGTVTTQKSNVLSLRSSIFAGAIAVTSIGVLVYLKRSK; encoded by the exons atgagCGGTCTAACCAGGAGGCACAGTGGGACCCACAGGCGTCCTCCTTCTATGtccaaaaaatttgaaaatggaATCCACAGCGAACCTTCCAGCAAACCTTCTTCTCCTCCTCCTTCCCTCGa GTCTGATGGAGGAGAAAGGACGGTTAAGAAGCTTCGATTGTCGAAAGCCCTCACCATATCTGAGGGGACATCGGTTTCAGATGCATGTCGCCGAATGGCAGCTAGGCGTGTTGATGCTGTTTTGTTGACTGATGCCAATGCTTTGTTATCTGGAATTATGACTGACAAG GATATTGCTACCAGAGTTATTGCCGAGGGTTTGCGACCGGATCAGACAATGGTGTCAAAAGTAATGACTCGGAATCCTTTATTTGTGACATCGGATGCGTTAGCAATTGAAGCTCTTCAAAAGATGGTCCAAG GTAAATTCAGGCACCTTCCTGTTGTGGAAAATGGTGAAGTCATTGCCATACTGGATATTACCAAGTGTCTTTATGATGCTATATCTAAGATGGAGAAGGCTGCTGAGCAGGGGAGTGCCATTGCTGCTGCAGTTGAAGGCTCAGACCGCCATCGGGGTAGCAATGCATCTG CTCCAAATGCTTTGTTGGATACATTGAGAGAGCAGATATTCAAGCCTTCCTTGTCAACCCTAATCAGCGAAAATACAAA GGTTGCTATTGCATCACCAGCAGATCCTGTATACGTGGTTACAAAAAAGATGCGGGATTTGCGTGTTAATTCAGCTGTTATCGTTTCCTTGTCAGGAACCAGGATTCAGGGGATACTCAC TTCAAAGGACATACTTATGCGTGTTGTGGCTCCAAATCTCTCCCCCGAGTTGACTCTAGTGGAAAAg GTAATGACTCCAAACCCAGATTGTGCAACACTAGATACAACAATACTTGATGCACTGCATATGATGCATGACGGGAAATTCTTACATCTTCCTGTGGTAGACAGAC ATGGATATGTCGCTGCTTGCGTCGATGTCTTGCAGATATCTCATGCTGCAATTTCCCTG GTTGAGAGTAGCTCTGGAGCTGTTAATGATGTGGCAAATACAATTATGCAAAAATTTTGGGACTCAGCTTTTAATCTAGAGCCACCAGAAGATTATGATAATCACAG TGAACTTTCTGGACTCATGACATCGGATGGGGCAGAAACAACAAAGTCTGCATATCAGCCTATGAGTTTTGGAAATTCATTTCCCTTCAAATTTGAGGATCTCAATGGTCGGGTGCACCGATTCAACTGTG GTACTGAACATCTAGATGAGCTAGTATCTGCAGTCATGCAGAGAGTTGATATCAATGACAGAGAACACCCTGCAATTGTG TACGAGGATGATGAAGGTGATCGAGTTGTTCTTGGATCTGATAACGATCTTGTTTCGGCTGTCAGCTATGCTAGGTCTGCAGGAGTGAAG GCTTTAAAGTTATATTTGGATTTCGGCAATTCAGCCAAACCAACTACACCACAATCTGGTACAGTCACTACACAGAAGTCTAATGTTTTGTCTCTCAGGTCAAGTATTTTTGCAGGTGCTATTGCTGTAACAAGCATTGGCGTATTAGTCTACTTAAAACGATCCAAATGA